A segment of the Leptolyngbya sp. NIES-3755 genome:
GGAAGAGCCATAAATAGAGCCTGTCAGTAACAGCTTTTCCCATGATACCGGGCATTCTTTTACCGCGAGTTAAAATCGCCGTCCAAGTAATCGCTGTTTTACGCCTTCTGCAATCTTCTGACCCAGATACTCAGGAATCAAGCTTTCATTCGGTCCAAGCAGGTAGAGAATCAGTCGCGTTCGTCCCCGCCAGACAAGAAGATTCGCATTCACGACTAACAGATCCTCTTGCCAAATCGCGTACATGACTTTGTAGAACAGACCCGGCTGGTTATCCGCTTCAATCAGTAGTGCAGGCAAATGGAATACTGGATCGACATAGAATTCGGTCTCAACCTGTTCTAAGCCCGCGTCTAGGTTAAATTCAACCGCCAGCATTTCCTCGACTTCAAATCGTCCTGCCAAGGCTTCTCGAATTGCTCGACACACGTTCTCAGACGTTTTATCGGTCAGGGCTTTTCCACTTCGAGACACAATCAGCTTAATGAAGACCAGCATCGGGGGATAAATTTGCCCATACAAACTGAGGCTGTGAATTGTCAAGCCGTAAGCCGCCAGCACCCCGAAAATATCGCTCAGGAGAAAAGACTGATTTCGATACGCAAAATGTAAGGCGCTTTTCGTCCCCTCGGTCTTAAGCTCGATGACCGCTTGTTTCGACTTATACAACTGATAAGCCAGCCGCAGATTTTGCAGTTGGATTTCGCTGCTGACAAACTGCTCATAAAACTGGGGAAACGCCCGATTGAAGCGCTTTAACAGTTCTAGCGTGGAGGATTTTAGACCCA
Coding sequences within it:
- a CDS encoding hypothetical protein (conserved hypothetical protein;~similar to AA sequence:cyanobase_aa:LBDG_37830); the encoded protein is MALGLKSSTLELLKRFNRAFPQFYEQFVSSEIQLQNLRLAYQLYKSKQAVIELKTEGTKSALHFAYRNQSFLLSDIFGVLAAYGLTIHSLSLYGQIYPPMLVFIKLIVSRSGKALTDKTSENVCRAIREALAGRFEVEEMLAVEFNLDAGLEQVETEFYVDPVFHLPALLIEADNQPGLFYKVMYAIWQEDLLVVNANLLVWRGRTRLILYLLGPNESLIPEYLGQKIAEGVKQRLLGRRF